The sequence CCGTTGTGCGGTCGCCACGTTCTCGCTCAGGATGCGCAAGATGTCTCCAATGACGACATCGGCTTCGGTTTCATGCCAGCAGTCATAGTCCGTCGCCAGCGCCAGAGTGGCGAAACACATCTCCGCCTCGCGCGCCAACTTGGCTTCCTGCAGTGCGGTCATGCCGATGATCGCCGCGCCCCATTGCCGATACCACAGCGATTCGGCGCGGGTCGA comes from Candidatus Binatia bacterium and encodes:
- a CDS encoding S-methyl-5'-thioadenosine phosphorylase, which encodes STRAESLWYRQWGAAIIGMTALQEAKLAREAEMCFATLALATDYDCWHETEADVVIGDILRILSENVATAQRVIAETVGQLHSPRTCACARALEHAIITDRACIPESAKRDLDIIIGKYL